The Lolium rigidum isolate FL_2022 chromosome 2, APGP_CSIRO_Lrig_0.1, whole genome shotgun sequence genomic interval AAGGCAGGACAGGGCGCGGGTGAAATTCCAGAGCTAGCGGTTGGTCCTTCCTgcgctagagagagagagagagagagagcggtgCCCCGCGTGTCAGTCCACGCTGAAAATATCCCGTGGTGGATAGGGCGAAATGCAGCGCACGAATTTTTAATATAATGCGGCCAACTATacagcgcctgctggagcgcgcaATTTTTGCTTGGTGAGCTAAATTGGTAGTTATTATAGCGCGGGCGCTGTTTACATgggctgctggagatgctctaagatctcACGAGCTTAGGATGTACCTAGAATACTTCCGCCAAAAAATGTTACAAATTTATTTGGAAATTTGCTTCTTAGCCTTTCAAAAGAGAGTTAACAGCCAGACTAGAGTTGGTACTTGTGCTATCTTATGGGCAATTTGACATATTTGCAATgactttattttaaaaaaaatcaaaacatgcTTCCTTTTTGCAGGTTGTTTCCCTTGCTACTTATTGGACCCGTTCGTGGTTATGTCTTCAGCTGGAGGAGCACCGCTAAGACATGGATTTTGAGTGCAATCGTCTgaagatggtcgctcaggatttaTTCAATCGGTGCAGTTGGCAGCTTGATCGAAGATTAACATGCTGATTCTTTGGCTGTTATTTACTTTATCTTTTTTCAAGTGGTTGATCCATGTATCGACTCTTAGTGATCCGTGATCCGTAATAAGCTTGTAATAAGGTGACCTAAATGTTGTTTCAATAAATTTAGTAAAGGCTATATGCAACTTTTCTATGCAGAGGCTAAGGTGTTTTCCTCATTTAAAAAAAAGAATATGCGGGCTGTACCCTAAAAAAAGGTATAGTAGAGAAAACAGTGTGTCATCAGAGTTGTATAATCAAAACTCCACAACAAAAGTGTCACTAAAGGTGGTACCAAGGTGTCACTGCGTCTACTTGGTACGTTTCACCTCACCGATGGTGACCTACTAATCAATCAGCTTCATACTCTTGGGCTCTTGTATTTAACGTGGTTGATCATGTCATCATGTGATTAATGGGTCCTGCAACCATATCATGTAACTACATGTCTGGGACGTGCTAATTTTTCTTTGGACGCGCACGTCACGGAGACTGTCGGTTGCTCCGACTTACCGACTGAAGGACGGACGGAATGGTGACGGGTGACCCACGGCCACCGTCCACTGTGAATTTAAAGCATGCATGGCTTGGTAGTTGGCAGACTACACGTAAGTAAATCACCTGAATAGTTTTGTTAATCAATAGCGTACACATGTCGGCACCCACCCCAGAATAACCTTGCAAAGTGTAAGGCTAGCCATAGtaggtagtatcatatagtagtatcatgtatatgatacttttctataatactagatccataatgcatagtatcatagactagtatcatagttttgctatattaattgatttgtagaatcccaatacaaatttgtgtacaagatttatttgataataacttttctcgtgatgtgcgctatgatacagtatctacttatgatactctaatctcctctctcatccataattacctgccacatcagtatttttggtggggctaggatgcatgatatagtactagctatgatactagcactatggctagcctaagtGGGGTATGAAAACTTAAACTGTTGTTTAGGTTTCATGACAGAGTAATCAAACATTTGCTCAATGTACATATATTTGACCAATCTATATGATCATGTATGGTCACTCATTCAAGTGGGTTATAGTTAACTTATTTACATAGGTTCGTACACGATTGGAGAAGGCAGCGAgacataaattttatatgacatgtaTGACGGTTTAGTCTAGGCATTTTATGAGACATTCATGTAATCATGTGCTTGTTTAGCGTCAATTTTTTTCTTGTAATGTGGTGGTGTGTATCCTAGTTATGCAAAAGTCGGGTCAGAGCTCTTATGGCTTGCAACACATTAGTGCAAACTTTTGAGTTAAGTAAAACACCATTTATCAAGAAAAAAAGATCTTAGGTCACGAGTACATGCATGAGAGAATAAACCGAAGAGTGAATTACACATTTTACCTCCTAGTTATGCGTTTGCCACACTAATTACCTCCTCGAGTAGACAAGGTGTAAGGTGACGCAAGGGGCCAAAATTACCAGGACGACAATGAGGAACGGAACAGATATGGACAAGATAAATATGGACATGATCGTCAATGACACTCTCCGCTCTTTACATATTATGTTACGAACAATCGACGCAACATGCCGGTCACATCTAACTTAAACAAGCAAAATGCTAAATTAAGGTAAATCTGTGCTAAAAGTCTTTAAAATTGAATATTTCTATAGAAGTTCAATTGAATGAGGTAATATGTGTTATAAATATAGAGTGCAACGTTTTAGAGGATGAGCTAGATGTAGCTCGTTTTCATTGGAaaattcaaaaatagtattttaaAGTTAAAAAAATAAATCTGCATAGTCAGGGATATATACCACAAGTGTTTAAAATTGCAGTACGAAATACGTACTCTGGTCTATATGAAAATGACAAAAACTTCATAGATCTGAGAACAATGAATACTACACATTTTTAAAATCCCCAAAACTGTTAGAAATTTGTTAATTTTGTGTAGCCCAGATTACAATGGGTTTTGGATTGAAATTTTACATGATTGTGGAATACATAATTACCTATAGACAGattctttttcatattttttttaaaatttcaaatacCGATCTCGATTTTGTTTTTAAAACGAGCTATGTGTTGCCCGAGCTACAAAGTGAGCTTCCGGACAAATGTACAACTACATGGTAAAAGATAGAATTCACTCTAATGTTTAAACCAAGAGAACATTGAACGTAAATTGACCCATCAACATTTTCTTGAAGCAACCACATTGTCACTTTTATTCTCTCTGTATATTTCGACTAATGCAAACGATACGCAAAACATACGCGGCCAAATGGTACATGAAAACCATCACTAAGTACAATCCAAGGGTTTGAACAAAAAAACACAAACCCGTGTATATGCGGAAACGAAAGCGATCATGTGAGATCTTCGAAAGAGAACAAAAAAGTCACCGGCAGACACGATTTGGAACTTCAGTTACAAGGCTAGCTGGCTAGGATCGACCCTGCTCGAACCTTTCCACGCTCGTCAGGGGCCTGCACTTCGCTGGCAGGTGGCACCGGCTGCGTCAGCCTCCCGGAGCAAGCTTTCTCCTTCCGctccgccgcctcgtccgcctCCATCTGCACGCCCCTGCACTCCTCGCTGCAGAAAGGCGTGTCGCCTCTGTTCGATCGGCGCAGGAGATTCATTGGTTAGCCACTCACATACCCGATTATCTGATGCGGAAAAGAAGAGGGATGAGAGTGGTAGAAATGTAGAATGGCTGTACCTGTACATGAAGATGTCGCGGTCGCCGGCGATCGGCTTTCTACAGAGGAAGCACGCGTCCAGGAAAGGCGTGTTCCCTCCTCTTCTTGCCATCTTCTTCGTTGCAGAGCGCGTAGGAGCAAGCTCCGGCGAGATGCGCAATGTCAGGGCTTTGCCTTTGCTTGATTGCAGAGCTTCCTTGCTCTTATGCGATTTTTCCCTGTGCCTTTTGCGCGTCTCCGTCGGAGGTCTGATGCTTCGTGAGGAGGTAAGAGGAAAAGGTGTGGCGTGGTGGGGGTTTAATAGTGGCGGGGCGGAGAGGCGGAGGAGACGTCGTCGGACCTCTTAGAAATCGTGCAGGACCTACCTGTCGCTGGATGCTCTGGCCTGGATCCGCCGCGTGGAGATCGGAGAGCGGAGACCGACGCGCTGGCTACGGCTTTGGGAGCAGATCTGCTGGCCAACGCAGTCTCCCCTCTTCTCTGTCACATCTTTTTCTTTCGGTAAACCTCTCCTTCCAAGCTTTGGTGATTTCTGTGGATACTCATTACTTTATAGCTCCACCTGTTAGTGCCACGTTTTGGATCTCTAAATGAATcaggtgtttgtttatttttttcgataaagagcgccTTATATTATTTAACAGGTGTAATAATAACATCTGGCTTAGTATAACTAAGATTCAcactgagaaccaacctgaggttgggtggttaggagggtggttgtacccccagcccactagagttcaaaccccaggtttgacatctgtgtgtctcataaaggcggaatattcattcagtgggaggcgacgttcccgtcgacagcgaggcgcctgtggtgacttcgtcaatttcaagatccaatccgccggcccagtcttccggaggtgctcataggggtagggtgtgcgtgtgtgcgttcataggggtgagtgtatacgcgtgtatgtgagcgtctgcgtttgtactgtgtttctcaaaaaaaaaaaaaaaaaattaccaaCACATAAAAAAAGAACTTAATACAAGTACTAAAGACTATTGTGAGATTACGTAGACACCCATGTTGGTTGGTCGAGTGGAGGTCCAATGCTGAGATTACGCTCTCACCTAGGTTAGATAATAAAGTCATTCGTCATATCTTTCAACCGCGTAGACACCTCCATGGATAGGTCTTGTTTCTCCAAACGTTGAAGAGGCAAGcactcccaccctaataagtaaTAATTTAAACCTATTCGCCACCCCATTTAgctaatttttaaaaatatttgcaTCCCTACGAGGTGGGTATAAGGTTGAACTTTGGATGATCGATCATATAGATCTAGCGAAATGGcaatggaagaataagtgttAAATGGTCTCTTCATGACTGCAAAAGACACACTTTGTACTTTCCTGACAGTTACCGTTTGCAAGGTTGTCCTTGATGAGGATTACTCCTCTACGTAGATACCGCACAAACATCTTAGTTTTTAGCGGTATCttcattttataaatttattttttATTAGAAACTAGCTCCAAATGTTAGATTAATGCTTTGTACATAATCAACTGAGAACTTGCCATTCTCGTTTAGATTCCAGCGAAACTCATTAGAGCGATGCGACAAGTGGACAAGAGACAACCTTGAAGCAATGCACAAATGCAAGCCTAGGCCAAGGAGATTCCTTTTGATTGTCACATTCAGCGGGAAAATCCCATCACCTTAGCTAAGGTATCGCCCTTGTGACGCACAATGCTATACACAGCTGGTCATTGTTCCCGAAGTGTGGTATTACCCAACCacttatcctcccagaaccttacCTCAGATTCATCCTTAATAGAGAAGGATCCATATGTGAAAAATAATACTTCTTCATTGCCATAAGACCATACCAGAAGTGTGAATATCCAGCTTTCCAATAAACATGGGTCAATGCAtgtgagccaatatactttctcagTAAGGAGCATGGAAAGCCATTTACCTAGTAGCGCTCTGTTCTTGATCTCAAGATAGTGGACACCGAGCCCTCCTTTATCTTTTGGGACACAAACAACATTCCATTTAGTAAACCGGTATTTCCTGTTCTCATTATCTCATTGCTAGAAGAATCTTGATCagaaataatccaatctatgcaAGCCTTCTTTGGGTAACTAGAAGAAGAAAATCATATATCGTACCATATTGGTTAGTACTGAATTAATTAGAACCAATCTTCCACCCAGAgatagtaatttgcctttccaactactaagccgCTTAATTTTGCAGTCACTCCTCGACGTGTTTCCATTCAGCAATCGTAAGCCTCTTATAATAAATTGGAATACCTAGATAGCTTATTAGAAACTTACCCAAACCACATCCAAAAAGCTCGGTGTGAAGTTCATCCTCGTCTTGGGCCTTACCAAACAATCAACTCGCTTTAATGGAAGTTAACTTTTAGACCTAATAATTGCTCAAAAgataatagtatcaattttagatTTTTCGCTTTTTCAAGGTCATGTTCATGTTCCATAAAGAGAATTGTATCATTGACGTATTGAATAATCGATAGTCCACCATCCACAAGGTGCAGAACTACCCCTTCAATTTTGCCATCAACCTTAGCATGCTCTATCATAATGGCTAGCATATCAGCCAATATAATAAATAGCATGGGTGATCGGGTCGCCTTACCTTAACCCTATTTTCGTCTGGAAGTACCGAAccacatcatcattgactttgaCGGCCACACTTCGTCCGAAAACAAAATTGTGGATTACAACACGCCACTCATCAGAAAAACGTTTCATTTTAAGTGTTTTCTGAAGAAAGGACCATTTTACTTTATTATAGGCTTTTTCGGAGTCAATTTTTAGGATAACGCCATTAATCTTTTTACGATGTAACTCGTGAACTATTTCATGCAAGGTAACGGCTCCGTCCAGGATATATATTCCGTGCATTAAGGAAGTTTGAGTAGGGCGAACCACATGACCACCCATGGAATTAAGCCCGATAGTAGCAGTTTTCGTGAAAATCTTAAAGCAAATATTAAGTAGACAGATATGTATGTATTACTGAATCTTTTCTGCTTCATTAACCTTTGACAGTAAAATTATCTCACTAAATGTAAGCGAAATAACTCTAGTTGACCTTCATGGAGAGCACCGAAAAGCTTCAACAAGTACGTTTGACAGTGTCCTAGAAGTTCTGGTAGAACTGAGTTGGAAATCCATCCGGACCTAACACTTTATTGGGTTCCATTTAAAAAACTGTCTTCTTTACCTCCTTGTCCTCATAATAGGGAACAACCAGGATAGCATTTTCCTCATTGGTAACTTGATGATAACTTGATGAATGTCATCTATGCGTGTTTCACCCATTGTGAAGTTTCGTTCATCTGGATCCCCAAAGAGACCTCTATAATATTTTTAATATAATATTTTAGCTGCTCATGGCCCTCAACCGTGCCCTCATCCTATACAAGAGAGTGAATATATTTCTTCATGTGTCCGCTATTTTGGTACACTATGAAAGTATCTTGCATTCGAATCTCCTTCTAAAAGAAATCGAGCCTTCGACCGTTGATACTATTTTAGCTCCTCTTCAGGCAGAAGATTGGCCAACTGGGCATTTGGTTGACTTGTAAGCTCAATCTCTTGCGTGGTTTGTGGTCTCACTTCTACAAGCGCCTCCAACTCATCAATAATGGTTGATAAGAGGATCTTTTCTTTTCTTAAAAAACCTATCGTATGGCTTGCCCATCGTCCAATGTATCTACTCGTAGCACGTAATTtgttgttccacctttggatgggaTTCAGACCCTCGACATGTTGGAAGTTGTTCGACGGAGATCCATAAAAATATGCATATATAAGTCCTAAAATATCAATACCCAGGTCTATTCCGATTAaaattatttctatttttttagaatATTCCAATCCATATGAGTTGTGCATCTGTACGAGTAGCACAACGTTTTGTACTATCCCTATAGGAATTCCAGGTTTTCAGCGTACATTTCATTTCATATGATGTTGAGTCAAAATCTCTTTAAAAGATTTGCATGTACTAAATCCATTTCATAGTTTTtttgtgaactaaaaccatgGAAAAAATTATGGAACAGATGTAATACGGTTCAAGATGAGGTGACATTGTAATCATGCATATCTTCTATTATATTTTAACGAAACCAATTTACATCCTTACTAACGTTTGTAGGAGACATAATATATCACTTAAAAATCTCTCTTCTATCACACTACTATGAGCGGGGAGGGGAGACATCTTTGAGCATTTACTACCTCTAGTCCTAAAAAATCAACGCGCTCACCTGCCTAAGCACACGCACGCGCAGCTCTCCCTCCGCGTcaattaaatccgaccggagggagtacaatgcCAGGTTCTCATGGAGATGCTATAACTGGTATTTCCTATCACACTAATGCTTATTTATAGAATAAAAATGCTTAACTAGGCACTTTCTCTTACAGAGATAAGCATTGGTGCTTAACACTGACCATTATAATGTTGGTTCTCGACGGACCGAGATGCTAGTTTATCATGCCCATGAATGATGAGGCTATAATGCTGGTTTAGGACATCTAAGATTGCGCAGCAACGATTTTCGTGAAGGAAACAATAACAACTAAAATGTGAAAAAATACAATAGACGCATAGCAGAAGAAAATGGCTCATA includes:
- the LOC124688072 gene encoding FCS-Like Zinc finger 1-like, whose product is MARRGGNTPFLDACFLCRKPIAGDRDIFMYRGDTPFCSEECRGVQMEADEAAERKEKACSGRLTQPVPPASEVQAPDERGKVRAGSILAS